TAGAGCGGGTAGAGCCGGTCGTACGCGGCCTTCCTCTGCGCGTCAGGCAGGACAGGTGCCTGCGGCTTCATCCACGTCTGCAGGTCCTCGTGCGCCAGCAGGCCGGCGGCGCGGCCGGCGAGGAACGCGTCGCCGTAACTGGCGCCCAGGGTGACGCGGGTCATTTCCTGCGCCACGCCGGTGATGTCGCTGACGATCTGCAGCCAGTGGCGGCCCTTCGTTCCGCCGCCCACGGCGACCACGCGGCGGATCTGGGCGCCGAGGTCGGCGAAGGTCTCCAGGTTGTGGCGGATCCCGAAGCCGACGCCTTCCAGGGCCGCGCGGAACAGGTGGGCGCGCGTGTGCGACAACCGAAGCCCCGCGATGACGCCCCGCGCCTGGGGATCGTTGATGGGCGTGCGCTCCCCGCTGAAGTAGGGCAGCATCAACAGGCCGTCGGCGCCCGGGGGCAGGTCGGCTGCCTCGGTGAACAGCGCGTCGTACGCCTGCTCCGTCGGGACTTCCCGGGCGAACTCGTCCACCAGCCAGCGGGTCAGGCTGCCGGTGGTGCCCATGCCCGCCGCGAGGTTGACCTGGCCGGGGAACGCGCCTCCCACCGACCACACCCTCGGGTCCGGGGTGGGCGAGGGCTGCACCAGCACGAAGAAGGTGGTGGAGCCGTACATCAGCATCAGGTCACCCGGCCCGGTCGCGCCGACGCTGATCGCCTCGGCCAGGGCGTCCACGGTGCCCACCGCCACCGGGGTGCCCGGGCGCAGCCCAGTCAGCCGGCTCGCTTCGGCACTCACCTCACCGGCCTTCTCGTCACTCCAGGCCAGTTCGGGAAGGAGGTCGAGGTCCCGGTCCCCCAGGACCGACCTGCGGTAGGTGTCCGACCACTGCTGCGTCCTGGGCTCGTAGAGCGGCATGAAGTGCGCCCCGGTGTGGTGGTCCATAACGTGCCGGCCGGTCAGGCGGTAGACCAGGTAGCTGCTGGCGGTGGTGAGGGTGCGCGTCCGCGCCCACACGCCGGGCTCGTGTTCGCGCAGCCAGCGGATCTTTGGCCCGACCGCCTGGCTGGTCAGGGCCATCTGGCTGTGACGGAAGATTGCGTCCTCGCCGAGCTCGGCATTCAGCGCGTCGATCTGCCTGCCGGCGCGCGTGTCCACGCCGTACAGGATGCCCGGCCTCAGGGGCCGGCCCTCGGCGTCCAGCGCCAGCAAGGTCGGGCCGATGGCACTGCAGGCGACCCCGGCCACGCGGGCGGGGTCCACGTCCTGCAGCAGCGACCGGATCAGGGACTGCGTGTCGGCCCACCACACCGCGTCGGCGTCCTGTTCCACATGCCCGGCGGCAGGCATGGACATCTCGTGCGCCACGACGTGCTGGGCGACAATGTCCCCGTCCGGCGTGACCAGCACGCCCTTACTGGAGTAGGTGCCGACGTCCAGGCCGAGCAGCAGCGGGCCGGGCGCGGTCATGCCGGCAGTCCGCAGAGGTGGACGGTGACGCCCAGCGCGTCCATCATCGCGGCCTTCACCTGAAGGGCCTGCAGGGCCTCGTCGCGGCTGGGCGCATACGCCACCTGGATGTGGTTGGCCTGATGCTGGGCCATCATCTGGTCCCGGCTGACCCCCTCCAGCACCGCGTTCATGATCGGCCACTGCGGCGTGGTCATGGCCCAGCGGCGCTGCACTTCTGCCTCAGGCAGCGAGACCGCCTCGCCCAGGCCCACGTCCAGGTGCAACCGGCCGCCCCTGACGTACACGCGCGACCACACCAGGGCCCCTGGCCGGCTTTCTCCCTTGAGGGTGCCGCCCCCCTGCGCGAAGAACATGGGCGGCTGACGCTCGCTGGAGGCCTCCGCGTACCCACTGCTGAAATGCGCGGCGGGCGCGGCGCCGGAGATCATGAACACCCACACGAACCGGCCCTGGTGGTCCTCACCCCACCGCAGGTCATGCAGGGTGTTGGCCGGGTTCAGGCCCAGAGCGGTCCACACCTGATGCGTCAGCAGGCCGTCGACGGCCGCGCCCTCATCGACCTCGTTGAAGTGCGGCAGGGCCTCGCCGGCGTACAGTTCCGCCCCGGTTCTCGGGTCGTACACCGGGGGCCGCTCGGGGTTGTTCAGGAGACCTTCGGCGAGGTCACTGGCCGGGGCGAGGTCCTTGAGGCCCTGCTGATACTGGATGCCGATGGCGTCGCAGCCGAACTGTGCGGCGATGCGCACGGCGGCCACGTACATCCGGAGCTGGTCCAGGGTTTGCGCGCGGGTCAGTTCGGTGGCCGGGTCGTCTCCCCAGGCAAAACGCATGCCGCGCTCCAGCAGCCAGTCGAGGGCCGCCTGGGCTTCCGCGTCGGTGACCTGCTGCATGGCGGCGTAGAGGGCGGACTGGCTGAGGCGCTCCTTGTACAGCCCGAGGGGATTGAGCAGTTCGTCGTCGATCACCGCGTTGTACATCCCCATGCATCCCTCGTCGAAGATGCCGAGGATGGCCTGACGCTCCCGCAGGGCCTCGGCCAGTTGCGTGCCGAGCGCCCGGTGAGCCTCGGGCACTTCCTGAGGGGAAAAGGGCCGCATGTGCGACCGGTCGTGCGTCACCCGGCCGGTCTGCACCCATTCGGCGAGCCGGGACACGAAGAACTCGTCCTGGAAGTCCTCGCTCCACAGCGTGCTGTAGGGGACGTTCATCTTCGTGAGGCTGCCGTTGAGATTGAGCAGCCCCACCAGGCCGGGCCACTGCCCGCTCCAGTTGGCCACGGTCAGGACCGGGCCGCGGTGCGCGCGCAGCCCGGCGAGGACATGGTGGCTGTACTGCCACACCGCTTCGGCGACAATTACCGGCGCGTCCTTGGGAATGCGCTGGAACACGTCCATCCCCATGCGCTGCGACGAGATGAAGCCGTGGCCCTCCTCGGGGTCGGTCCCGTGCGCCCGGGTGACCTGCACCCCCAGGGCCGCCAGGGCCTGCGTCAGTTGCGTCTCCATCTGGACCTGCGCCGGCCAGCACTGCTGGTTCGCGGCGAGGCGCATGTCGCCACTGGCGACCAGGTAGGCTTCAGTCAAAGGAAGCGGGGACATCGTCATACGGTTCTCCAGCGCCCGGACAACCGGGCGGCGCGCCCACTCGGCGCACCAGGGAATTCAGAGTGTTGCCGTGCTGGCAAGCCGGTCGATAGCCGGTGAGAACGGCATGCTGAGCTGCGCGCCAGGCTGCGTGCAGCTCAGGGCAGCCGCGGCAGAGGCCCGCCGGACGGCAGCGGCCAGAGGCATCAAGGGCAGGGAGGCCACCAGGACGCCTACGAAGGTGTCGCCGGCGCCGGTCGTATCCACCGCCTGGACGCCGAAGGCCGCCGTGCGTTGAACCCGGCCGTCCGACCAGCACGCGGCGCCGTCTTCCCCCAGGGTGACCACGATGGCACGCGGCCCCCGGCCCGCCAGCGCTTCGAGCTGTCCCTCAAGGTCCAGCCCGGTCTGGGCGGCGCCGAGCGCCGCAAGTTCACCGGCGTTCACGACCAGCAGGTCCACCAGGTGGAGCAGGCTGTCCGGAAGCGCCTGAGCAGGCGCGGCGTTCAGGGTGACGTGCACCCCGGCGTCCTGCGCGGCCTGAGCGAAGGCGCAGACGGCCGGCAGCGGACTTTCCAGCTGGAGGATCAGGTGGGTGACGCCGGTCAGCTCCGGGAGGTCGGAACCGTCCAGGGCGTGATTCGCTCCGCCGGACACGACGATGGCGTTCTCCCCGCTGGCCGCGACGGTGACGAACGCGGCGCCGGTCGGCGCGTTCACGCGCCGCAGGTGCGCCGTGTCGATTCCGTCGGCCTGCAGGGCCTTTTGCAGTGTGTCTCCATGGGCGTCCGCGCCGACGCAGCCGACAAACTTCACCGCCGCACCGGCGCGGGCGCAGGCGACGGCCTGGTTGGCGCCCTTGCCCCCGGGGCTGACCAGGTACGGGCTGCCCGTCACCGTTTCCCCCGGGGCCGGCAGGGCCTTCACGTGCACGGCGAAATCCATGTTGAGACTCCCGGCCACCATGATCACGCGGCGGCCCCGCATGCCTGGCGGGCTGGGCTGAAAAGCGCGCTGGGGGGCGTCATGCGGGCCGTCAGACCGCCGCGTCCTGGCGGGCGGCGCCACTCAGCGTCACCCCATCGGCATCCAGGTCCTGGGCGAAGCGGTCGAGCTGCTGCGTCAGGCTGCGCCGCTCTTCGGCGGTCAGGTTCGGCAGCGGCGGACGCGACGGGCCGTTGGTCAGGCCCCGCCAGTCCAGGCCGGCTTTCAGGTAATCGATCCGGCCGCCGCCCCGGATGATCCGGCTGAATTCCCGGATGTGCCGGGCCAGCGTCAGCGCCCGGCCGGTGTCATTGGCGCTCAGCGCGGCGAAGAAGGCCAGGAACAGTTCCGGCACCACGCCGCCCGGTCCGGACACCAGGCCGTCCCCGCCGCTGGTCATGAACGGGAAGCACAGGTCGTCCGCGCCCGCCAGCACGCTCAGTCCGGGCACTTCGGTCAGGGCCAGCAGACGGTGCATGTCGCCGCTGGAATCCTTGATGCCCGCGAAGTTGGGCTCGCGGCCCAGCTCGGCCACGCTCGCCGGCGACATGGAGTTACCGGCCCGCTGGGGGATGGTGTAGGCGTACACCGCCAGCCCGGGCAGGGCCCGGCAGACCGCCTGGTAGAACGCCAGCAGGGCCGCGTCTTCGTAAGCGTAGTAGTAGGGTGTGACGACCGCCACGGCCGGCACCCCCTGCGCCTGAGCGTGCCGGCTGAGCCTCAGCACCTCGTCCAGCGTTGCGGCGCCGGTATGGGCGATGATCTGCGTGCCCGTGTTCCCGCTGGACTGGACGCCGCGGACGACCGCCTCCAGCAGGGCTTCGCGCTCATTCAGCGTCAGCAGGGCGAACTCGCCGGTCGTGCCGCCAGGAAACAGCGCGGGCACCCCCTGACTGGCGTAGAACCGCGCCAGCGCCTCGGCCTGCGCGAGATCCAGGTCGCCGTGCGGGGAGTACGGGGTGACGATCGGGACCACCAGGCCACGAACGTGAAAATCGGACGGAGTCGTATGGGGCATAAGGACCTCTGGAGGGCATGGGGAAAGGGGCGGACGAACAGGCGGGACCACGCCTGGCTGCTGGGCAGGGGGCAGGGATGGTCCCGCGCGAACGGGAAGAGGCGGGGAAGAGGGCCTCAGCCCTTCATGGCGCCGGCGGTCAGGCCCTCGACCAGCTGGCGCTGGAAGAAGATGGTGCCCACGATCACGGGCAGGCACACCAGCGTGGCGGCCGCGGCCAGCGGGCCCCAGTTGGCCTGCTCGAAGCTCAGCATGCCGTACACCGTCACCGGCAGCGTCTGCGATCCGGGACCGCCCAGCACCGCGGCGAACAGGAAGTTGTTCCAGGACTGAATGAACGCCAGGATGACCGCGGCCACGATGCCCGGCTTGACCAGGGGAACGGCCACCAGGGCGAAGGACTGCCAGGCGTTGCAGCCGTCCACGGTGGCGGCCTGCTCGAGGTCCGGCGGCAGGGCCTCGAAAAACCCGATCATGATCCAGATGATCAGCGGCAGGGTGATCGTGATGTGCAGCAGCGTGATGATGACGAGCGAGTCACCCAGGTCCAGCCGTTTGGCGATGATGTACCAGGGAATCAGGAAGCTGATGGCCGGCGTGATGCGCGTGATCAGGAACAGCGTGCTGAGTTTCGTGAGCCGCCAGCGGGCGATGGCGTAAGCGGCCGGCAGGCCGATGGCCAGGCCGATGGTCGTGGCGCACACGCCCACCACCAGGCTGTTCCAGGTGTACTGCAAGAAGGGCATCCGGCGCATCAGCTGGCTGTACCACTCGGTGGTGGGCTGCGCGGACCAGAAGGTGGGTGGGCTGGCGCTGATTTCCACCTGCGTCTGGAATGACATCGACACCATCCAGTAGAAGACGAACACGATCGGCACGATGAAAAACGCCGAGACCAGCAGGGGCAGGACGTGCGCCAGGAGGGGATGGGCCCGGGTCTTGCGGCGGGGCGCGGCCGCGGCCGTGGAGCGGACTTCGGTGACGGTCATGAGCGGTCCTCCGCGAGTTTCCGGGCGCGGATCAGCAGCAGCGTGATCCCGAGGACGAGCACCAGGAGGGCGATGACCATGCTGGACGCGTACCCCATGCGGAAGTAGTTGAAGCTCAGGGTGTACAGGTACAGGTTGATGGTCTCGGAAGCGGTCCCGGGACCGCCCTGCGTCATCGCGTAGATGGTGTCGAAGAGCTTCAGGGTGTCGATCGCCCGGAACAGCAGCGCCACGAACAGCGAGGGCATCAGCATCGGCAGCGTGATGCCCCAGAAGGTCTGCCAAGCGTTGGCCCCGTCGATCTTCGCGGCCTCGTACGGCTCGCTGGGCAGGGTGGCGAGCCCGGCCAGGGCGATCAGCATCACGAACGGGGTCCACTGCCACGTGTCGACCAGGATCAGCGCCGGCAGCACGCTCTTCTCAGCGTAGATCCACTGCTGGGCGTTCAGGCCCAGGGAGGTCAGGAAGTGGTTCAGAACCCCGGTCTGGGGATTCATCATCGTCACGAAGATCAGGGAGATCGCCACGGGCGTCGCCACGACCGGGAACAGGGCCAGGGTCCGGAACAGGCCGCGTCCGAAGAAGTGTTTGTTCATGACCAGCGCCATGGCCACGCCCAGCACCATCTGCAGGCTCACGGAGCACACCGTGATCAGCAGCGTCCGGCCCAGCGACTGCAGCGCGCGGGCGTCCTGCAGCAACTCCGCGTAGTTGGCCAGCCCGATGAACTTGGGGGGGTTGGGGCTGGTGATCACCCAGTTCGTCATCGACTGGTACAGGGTGTAGCCCAGCGGGAAGGCAATCACGACGAGGGTCAGCAGCAGGGCCGGCAGAACGAACAGGACCGGAGCGGCCGGCCCGCGCCTCAGGCGCCGGCGGGGAGGGCCAGGCAGGGGCGACGTGGTCATCGCGTTACTTGGCGCTGTTCAGCGCGGACTGGAAGTCGCGGTTGGCCTGGTCCAGGGCCGGTTTGGACGCCGCGCCCTGAATGGCCTGCACGATGGCGATGCCGACGGTGTCGCGCATCTCCTGCACGGGGGGCACTTCCGGGAAGGCCGGCTTGGCGACTTTCAGCGCGTCGAAGTACGTCTTGGCCCAGGGAATGGTCTCGAGGGGTTTGTTGGTGGCGGTCGTCCAGCTCGACTGCCTTGGTGAGGTCACGCCGTGCTCCACCAGGAACTTGTCGAACGCGCGGTTCGTGGCCCACTGCATAAACAGGAACGCCGCGTCCTTGTTGCCACTGCGCGAGGACATCGCCAGGGCGTTGTAGGTGGCGGGGGCCAGGCGTCCGGGCAGCACGGCATACCCGACCTTCCCGGCGACCTTGGACATGCTCTTGTCTTCAAGCTGCACGGCGAAGCCGATCCCGTCGTTGAACATGGCGAGCTGCTCTTGCTGGAAGAGGCCCAGCACCTCGCTCCAGTTGTAGCTGATGACGCTGGGCGGGGCGAACTTCTTCAGCATGCTGCTGTACCAGTTCAGGGCCTTGACCGCCTGGGCGTTGTTCACCGTGGAGTTGCCCTTGCCGTCCACCCACCGGCCACCGAAGGCCTGCAGGGGGAACGCGAAGGTGTAGGCGTTGGCATTTTTCAATCCGCGGGCCGCGTAGCCGTACATCTTCCCGGGAACGTGGAGTTTCGCGGCGGCGGCCTCGAGTTCGTCGAGGGTGGTCGGCACCTTGAGGCCGGCCTGCGCGAACAGATCCTTGCGGTAGTACAGCACCTGGACGTCCGCTTTCCAGGGCAGGCCGATGATGCTGCCGTCCTGGGTTTTCACGGCCGTGCGGGCGGACGTGAAGAAGTCGTCGAAGCGGTAGGTGGGGTCGAGCTTGCCGGCGACCATGTACTTGTTGAGGGGTTCGTACCAGCCAGCCTGGGCGAAGCGGGCTTTTTCGACGGTCAGGCTGGAATCGAACACGTCGACCGTGCGCCCGCCGGACGCAAAGTCGATGGCGAGCTTCTGCCGGGCCTGCTGCTCGGGAAGCACGCTCAGGTTCACGTTGATGCCGCTGAGCTTCTCAAATTCGCCCAGCCGGTCTTGCAGGATGTCCGACCAGGGGCTCTTGACCACGCTGACGGAAATGGTCTTACCTCTCTGGGATTTCCAGTCGAATTTCTGGGCTTGAGCTGTGGAGGTGACCCCCACAGTGCACAGTGTCAGAGCAGCGGTAATGGACAAGAAAGAACGCTTCATACAAACCCCCGGAAACAGGAAGGGACGTGGGTGATCCA
This is a stretch of genomic DNA from Deinococcus ficus. It encodes these proteins:
- a CDS encoding FGGY-family carbohydrate kinase — protein: MTAPGPLLLGLDVGTYSSKGVLVTPDGDIVAQHVVAHEMSMPAAGHVEQDADAVWWADTQSLIRSLLQDVDPARVAGVACSAIGPTLLALDAEGRPLRPGILYGVDTRAGRQIDALNAELGEDAIFRHSQMALTSQAVGPKIRWLREHEPGVWARTRTLTTASSYLVYRLTGRHVMDHHTGAHFMPLYEPRTQQWSDTYRRSVLGDRDLDLLPELAWSDEKAGEVSAEASRLTGLRPGTPVAVGTVDALAEAISVGATGPGDLMLMYGSTTFFVLVQPSPTPDPRVWSVGGAFPGQVNLAAGMGTTGSLTRWLVDEFAREVPTEQAYDALFTEAADLPPGADGLLMLPYFSGERTPINDPQARGVIAGLRLSHTRAHLFRAALEGVGFGIRHNLETFADLGAQIRRVVAVGGGTKGRHWLQIVSDITGVAQEMTRVTLGASYGDAFLAGRAAGLLAHEDLQTWMKPQAPVLPDAQRKAAYDRLYPLYRELYTATRPVVHQLPA
- a CDS encoding fucose isomerase — protein: MTMSPLPLTEAYLVASGDMRLAANQQCWPAQVQMETQLTQALAALGVQVTRAHGTDPEEGHGFISSQRMGMDVFQRIPKDAPVIVAEAVWQYSHHVLAGLRAHRGPVLTVANWSGQWPGLVGLLNLNGSLTKMNVPYSTLWSEDFQDEFFVSRLAEWVQTGRVTHDRSHMRPFSPQEVPEAHRALGTQLAEALRERQAILGIFDEGCMGMYNAVIDDELLNPLGLYKERLSQSALYAAMQQVTDAEAQAALDWLLERGMRFAWGDDPATELTRAQTLDQLRMYVAAVRIAAQFGCDAIGIQYQQGLKDLAPASDLAEGLLNNPERPPVYDPRTGAELYAGEALPHFNEVDEGAAVDGLLTHQVWTALGLNPANTLHDLRWGEDHQGRFVWVFMISGAAPAAHFSSGYAEASSERQPPMFFAQGGGTLKGESRPGALVWSRVYVRGGRLHLDVGLGEAVSLPEAEVQRRWAMTTPQWPIMNAVLEGVSRDQMMAQHQANHIQVAYAPSRDEALQALQVKAAMMDALGVTVHLCGLPA
- a CDS encoding ribokinase; translated protein: MRGRRVIMVAGSLNMDFAVHVKALPAPGETVTGSPYLVSPGGKGANQAVACARAGAAVKFVGCVGADAHGDTLQKALQADGIDTAHLRRVNAPTGAAFVTVAASGENAIVVSGGANHALDGSDLPELTGVTHLILQLESPLPAVCAFAQAAQDAGVHVTLNAAPAQALPDSLLHLVDLLVVNAGELAALGAAQTGLDLEGQLEALAGRGPRAIVVTLGEDGAACWSDGRVQRTAAFGVQAVDTTGAGDTFVGVLVASLPLMPLAAAVRRASAAAALSCTQPGAQLSMPFSPAIDRLASTATL
- a CDS encoding dihydrodipicolinate synthase family protein is translated as MPHTTPSDFHVRGLVVPIVTPYSPHGDLDLAQAEALARFYASQGVPALFPGGTTGEFALLTLNEREALLEAVVRGVQSSGNTGTQIIAHTGAATLDEVLRLSRHAQAQGVPAVAVVTPYYYAYEDAALLAFYQAVCRALPGLAVYAYTIPQRAGNSMSPASVAELGREPNFAGIKDSSGDMHRLLALTEVPGLSVLAGADDLCFPFMTSGGDGLVSGPGGVVPELFLAFFAALSANDTGRALTLARHIREFSRIIRGGGRIDYLKAGLDWRGLTNGPSRPPLPNLTAEERRSLTQQLDRFAQDLDADGVTLSGAARQDAAV
- a CDS encoding carbohydrate ABC transporter permease, producing the protein MTVTEVRSTAAAAPRRKTRAHPLLAHVLPLLVSAFFIVPIVFVFYWMVSMSFQTQVEISASPPTFWSAQPTTEWYSQLMRRMPFLQYTWNSLVVGVCATTIGLAIGLPAAYAIARWRLTKLSTLFLITRITPAISFLIPWYIIAKRLDLGDSLVIITLLHITITLPLIIWIMIGFFEALPPDLEQAATVDGCNAWQSFALVAVPLVKPGIVAAVILAFIQSWNNFLFAAVLGGPGSQTLPVTVYGMLSFEQANWGPLAAAATLVCLPVIVGTIFFQRQLVEGLTAGAMKG
- a CDS encoding carbohydrate ABC transporter permease yields the protein MTTSPLPGPPRRRLRRGPAAPVLFVLPALLLTLVVIAFPLGYTLYQSMTNWVITSPNPPKFIGLANYAELLQDARALQSLGRTLLITVCSVSLQMVLGVAMALVMNKHFFGRGLFRTLALFPVVATPVAISLIFVTMMNPQTGVLNHFLTSLGLNAQQWIYAEKSVLPALILVDTWQWTPFVMLIALAGLATLPSEPYEAAKIDGANAWQTFWGITLPMLMPSLFVALLFRAIDTLKLFDTIYAMTQGGPGTASETINLYLYTLSFNYFRMGYASSMVIALLVLVLGITLLLIRARKLAEDRS
- a CDS encoding ABC transporter substrate-binding protein, translating into MVKSPWSDILQDRLGEFEKLSGINVNLSVLPEQQARQKLAIDFASGGRTVDVFDSSLTVEKARFAQAGWYEPLNKYMVAGKLDPTYRFDDFFTSARTAVKTQDGSIIGLPWKADVQVLYYRKDLFAQAGLKVPTTLDELEAAAAKLHVPGKMYGYAARGLKNANAYTFAFPLQAFGGRWVDGKGNSTVNNAQAVKALNWYSSMLKKFAPPSVISYNWSEVLGLFQQEQLAMFNDGIGFAVQLEDKSMSKVAGKVGYAVLPGRLAPATYNALAMSSRSGNKDAAFLFMQWATNRAFDKFLVEHGVTSPRQSSWTTATNKPLETIPWAKTYFDALKVAKPAFPEVPPVQEMRDTVGIAIVQAIQGAASKPALDQANRDFQSALNSAK